A genomic region of Brevibacillus sp. JNUCC-41 contains the following coding sequences:
- the atpA gene encoding F0F1 ATP synthase subunit alpha, which produces MSIKAEEISALIKKQIENYQSEIKVSDVGTVITVGDGIARVHGLDNAMAGELLEFSNGSMGLAQNLEQNNVGVVILGPFRDIQEGSEVRRTGRIMEVPVGEELIGRVVNPLGQPLDGLGPIATTKTRPIESPATGVMDRKSVHEPLQTGIKAIDALVPIGRGQRELIIGDRQTGKTSVAIDTILNQADQDMICIYVAIGQKESTVRGTVETLRKNGALDYTIVVSASASQPAPLLYLAPYAGVTMGEEFMFAGKHVLVVYDDLSKQASAYRELSLLLRRPPGREAFPGDVFYLHSRLLERAAKLNDTLGAGSITALPFVETQAGDISAYIPTNVISITDGQIFLQSDLFFSGVRPAINAGLSVSRVGGSAQIKAMKKVAGTLRLDLASYRELEAFSQFGSDLDAATQAKLNRGARTVEVLKQDLNKPIKVEKQVMIFYALTKGHLDDIPVSDILRFEEEYYVFLDRSHPELLDHIRTTKGLPEDAAIVAAINEFKKNFVISE; this is translated from the coding sequence ATGAGCATCAAAGCTGAAGAAATCAGTGCGCTGATTAAAAAGCAGATTGAAAACTATCAGTCGGAAATTAAAGTAAGCGATGTAGGTACAGTAATCACTGTTGGTGATGGTATCGCTCGCGTTCATGGTTTAGATAATGCAATGGCTGGGGAGCTCTTAGAATTTTCTAATGGTTCAATGGGATTGGCACAAAACCTTGAGCAAAATAACGTAGGTGTTGTTATTCTTGGACCATTCAGAGACATTCAAGAAGGCAGTGAAGTACGCCGTACTGGCCGTATCATGGAAGTGCCAGTTGGAGAAGAATTAATCGGACGTGTCGTGAATCCGCTAGGACAACCATTAGATGGTCTTGGTCCAATCGCCACAACAAAAACTCGTCCAATCGAAAGCCCTGCAACAGGTGTTATGGACCGTAAATCTGTTCATGAACCATTACAAACAGGGATTAAAGCGATCGATGCTCTAGTGCCAATCGGACGCGGACAACGTGAGTTAATCATTGGTGACCGTCAAACTGGTAAAACATCAGTTGCGATCGATACAATCCTTAACCAAGCTGACCAAGACATGATCTGTATTTATGTTGCTATTGGTCAAAAAGAATCAACAGTTCGTGGAACAGTTGAGACACTACGTAAAAATGGTGCACTAGATTACACAATTGTTGTATCTGCATCAGCTTCTCAACCAGCACCACTTTTATATCTAGCTCCATATGCTGGTGTGACTATGGGTGAAGAGTTCATGTTCGCTGGCAAGCACGTTTTAGTGGTATATGATGATCTTTCTAAACAAGCATCAGCATACCGTGAACTTTCCTTGCTTCTTCGCCGTCCTCCAGGTCGTGAAGCATTCCCTGGGGATGTATTCTACTTGCACTCCCGCTTACTTGAGCGTGCAGCTAAATTGAATGACACTTTAGGTGCCGGTTCAATTACTGCGCTTCCATTTGTTGAAACACAAGCAGGCGATATCTCTGCTTACATTCCAACAAACGTTATTTCCATCACAGACGGACAAATCTTCTTACAATCCGATTTGTTCTTCTCAGGTGTACGTCCTGCGATTAACGCTGGTCTTTCCGTATCCCGTGTTGGTGGATCTGCACAAATTAAAGCAATGAAAAAAGTTGCGGGTACATTACGTCTGGACTTAGCTTCTTATCGTGAATTGGAAGCTTTCTCTCAATTCGGTTCTGATCTTGATGCTGCTACTCAAGCAAAACTTAACCGTGGTGCTCGTACAGTTGAAGTTCTTAAGCAAGATCTAAATAAACCAATTAAAGTTGAAAAACAAGTCATGATTTTCTATGCATTGACTAAAGGTCATCTAGATGATATTCCAGTATCGGATATCCTTCGTTTTGAAGAAGAATACTATGTGTTCCTAGATCGTTCTCATCCGGAATTATTAGATCACATTCGCACAACTAAAGGTCTTCCTGAAGACGCTGCTATCGTTGCTGCAATTAACGAGTTCAAAAAGAACTTCGTTATTTCTGAATAA
- a CDS encoding NADH-quinone oxidoreductase subunit A, whose translation MGQLHIYQNNYLIVFVFLCLGILLPVIALFLGRLLRPYKPTDMKYTTYESGIEPFQDSRVQFNVRYYLFGLMFVIFDVETVFLYPWAVAYDELGLFALIEMLFFVLILMLGLIYAWKKKVLKWN comes from the coding sequence ATGGGACAGCTGCATATTTACCAAAATAATTATTTAATTGTATTTGTTTTCCTTTGTCTCGGCATTTTACTACCTGTGATCGCTTTATTTCTTGGTAGACTGCTAAGGCCTTATAAGCCGACAGATATGAAATATACGACGTATGAAAGTGGGATCGAGCCTTTTCAGGATTCAAGGGTTCAATTCAATGTCAGGTATTATCTATTCGGATTGATGTTCGTCATATTTGATGTAGAAACGGTTTTTCTTTACCCATGGGCGGTTGCCTATGATGAACTCGGACTGTTTGCATTGATTGAAATGCTGTTTTTTGTCCTGATCCTAATGCTTGGGCTAATTTACGCTTGGAAAAAGAAGGTGTTAAAGTGGAATTGA
- a CDS encoding ATP synthase subunit I codes for MLELEKMFNRQLKYMLYLMGIYILGVGFTSHDSVFQGLLLGTAFSLFIFWSMVKKNKKFAQEVAEGKKTRSLGSLTRMSVAGLAAIIALRYPDEFQVVCVVLGLMTVYFVIMIDYFMQNIRR; via the coding sequence ATGCTAGAATTGGAAAAAATGTTCAATAGGCAGCTAAAATACATGTTGTATTTAATGGGTATTTATATACTCGGGGTGGGCTTCACTTCACATGATTCAGTCTTCCAAGGATTATTGCTTGGAACTGCCTTCAGCCTATTTATATTCTGGTCAATGGTCAAAAAGAACAAAAAGTTCGCCCAAGAGGTTGCCGAGGGCAAGAAAACGCGCTCCCTTGGTAGTTTAACTAGAATGTCTGTAGCGGGTTTAGCTGCAATTATTGCATTGAGATATCCTGACGAGTTTCAAGTGGTCTGCGTGGTATTGGGATTAATGACAGTTTACTTTGTCATTATGATAGATTATTTTATGCAAAACATACGTAGGTAG
- a CDS encoding F0F1 ATP synthase subunit delta encodes MSDITVAGRYAVALFQIAKEQNLINQLEEELRIVNEVFTNDKELLNFLAHPKMTSDAKNTLLANAFASLSSSVQNTVMLMVERHRTGEVTAMAQEFIELANEENSVADATVYTVNPLTEAEAEAVSSAFAAKIGKRNLRITNVTDSNILGGIKLQIGNRIYDGTISGKLDRLSKQLLG; translated from the coding sequence ATGAGCGATATAACTGTAGCAGGACGTTATGCTGTAGCTCTTTTCCAAATTGCGAAAGAGCAAAATCTCATTAACCAACTTGAAGAAGAGCTTCGCATAGTGAATGAAGTTTTCACAAATGATAAAGAGCTATTGAACTTCTTGGCTCATCCTAAAATGACTAGCGATGCAAAAAATACATTGCTTGCAAATGCATTTGCAAGTCTTTCGTCTTCGGTTCAAAATACTGTAATGTTAATGGTGGAACGTCATCGAACAGGTGAAGTGACTGCTATGGCACAAGAGTTCATTGAACTTGCGAATGAAGAAAATTCAGTAGCGGATGCGACTGTTTATACAGTTAATCCTTTAACTGAAGCTGAAGCGGAAGCTGTGTCTTCAGCTTTTGCTGCAAAAATCGGCAAACGTAATTTGCGTATCACTAATGTTACGGATAGCAATATTCTTGGCGGCATCAAACTTCAAATCGGTAACCGTATTTATGACGGCACGATAAGCGGGAAGCTTGATCGCCTTAGCAAACAACTATTAGGTTAA
- a CDS encoding F0F1 ATP synthase subunit gamma, which translates to MASLRDIKSRITSTKKTSQITKAMQMVSASKMNRAEANAKAYVPYMEKIQEVVSSIANGSTGASHPMLVSRPVKKTGYLVITSDRGLAGAYNSSILRHVHKTILERHKSNDEFVIIAIGRVGRDFFVSRNMHVELEVTGVPDQPSFADISSLAKSTVNLYLNELCDELYMYYNHYVSPIQQDVTETQVLPLADFNTSNAALTSYEFEPNAEEILEVLLPQYAESLIYGALLDGKASEHSARMTAMKNATDNAKELIDSLSLQYNRARQAAITQEITEIVGGAAALE; encoded by the coding sequence ATGGCCTCTTTACGCGATATTAAGTCTCGGATTACTTCAACGAAAAAGACGAGTCAAATTACAAAAGCGATGCAGATGGTATCTGCTTCTAAAATGAACCGTGCTGAAGCTAATGCTAAGGCATATGTTCCATATATGGAAAAAATTCAAGAAGTAGTATCAAGTATTGCGAACGGAAGTACGGGTGCATCTCATCCAATGCTTGTCTCACGTCCAGTGAAGAAAACCGGTTACCTGGTAATAACATCGGACCGCGGATTGGCAGGAGCATACAACAGTAGCATCCTTCGCCACGTTCATAAAACTATTCTTGAACGCCATAAATCCAATGATGAGTTCGTCATTATCGCAATCGGAAGGGTTGGCCGTGATTTCTTTGTCAGCCGTAATATGCACGTAGAGCTTGAAGTAACTGGGGTTCCTGATCAGCCGTCTTTCGCTGACATTAGCTCCCTTGCTAAATCAACAGTGAATTTGTATCTAAATGAACTGTGTGATGAGCTTTATATGTACTATAACCATTATGTCAGCCCAATCCAGCAGGATGTAACGGAAACGCAAGTCCTTCCTTTAGCTGACTTTAATACTTCCAATGCAGCATTGACTTCTTATGAATTCGAACCGAATGCAGAAGAAATTCTTGAGGTATTACTACCTCAGTACGCAGAAAGTTTAATTTATGGTGCTTTATTAGATGGTAAAGCGAGTGAGCACTCTGCACGTATGACTGCAATGAAAAATGCAACCGATAATGCGAAAGAATTGATCGACTCGCTTTCATTGCAATATAACCGTGCACGTCAGGCCGCAATTACTCAAGAAATCACGGAAATTGTCGGCGGTGCAGCAGCTTTAGAATAA
- a CDS encoding S8 family serine peptidase — protein MLGKKTFIVFVFLFIFIYQNEKGFASVILPPLPKLSESKEVTVVVTMDKVFQRKKIEKLIEKYPSLQLRNVYSVALNGFSVQGKMNEIEQLKKEDEIQAVTEVSVYQAVLDKSVPYIGGGRARGFFDKENHRITGKGVKVGIIDTGIDYTHPDLQRAYKGGKDLVDGDENPMETKNQGDLDTLHGTHVAGIIAANGKMKGVAPEAEIYAYRALGPGGAGDTDQVLMAIESAMKDKVDVLNLSLGNNVNGPDLPISLALNKAVESGIVAVTSNGNSGPAVWTVGSPGTAEKAISVGASTPPLRVPYMIYGLGSKKHQSHLTLFQGSKKWNLTFSEDVIFGGLGNEEDLKHVRDKIVLMERGTLTFQQKVSNAEKAGAKGVIVYNNTSGTFTGSLEKEMNIPAASINRRDGLQLKQIMEQGQSKTVQFVYKNEQDKLADFSSRGPVTVSWGIKPDVLAPGVEIESTIPKGYMSLDGTSMSAPHVAGACALILQKHPEWNPEQVKSALMSTSKPLRKSTNQLYHTYEQGAGRIQVDEALKADTLLSPSSLSFGMYTKKEGIEEHHETIVIENTGTEMRKYSFMVPLKETGLTWELPKSLTLNPKEKKRIKVGLQVNPAKLKKGVFDGYLIIMEGTKKISLPYLYVKEEPDYPRIMGFDFGQGDQKGTYRYEMYLPRGAEEFGIALYEEDSLKFAGYLDWSKSAPSGLIKKDVLKKNLPPKGVYKAIIFARKGGREDRIEKTLLIE, from the coding sequence ATGTTGGGAAAGAAAACGTTTATAGTGTTTGTTTTCCTTTTTATATTTATTTATCAAAATGAAAAGGGATTTGCATCCGTCATTCTGCCGCCTTTACCAAAACTATCTGAATCTAAGGAAGTAACGGTTGTTGTCACGATGGATAAGGTGTTTCAACGAAAAAAAATCGAAAAACTGATTGAAAAATATCCGTCCCTTCAATTAAGGAATGTTTATTCAGTTGCCCTGAATGGATTTTCCGTTCAGGGGAAAATGAATGAGATAGAACAACTCAAAAAGGAGGATGAAATTCAGGCTGTAACGGAAGTATCCGTTTATCAAGCGGTGTTGGATAAAAGTGTCCCATACATAGGAGGGGGAAGGGCCAGGGGTTTCTTTGATAAGGAGAATCACCGGATTACCGGGAAAGGGGTAAAAGTAGGAATCATAGATACCGGCATCGATTATACACATCCGGATTTGCAACGTGCTTATAAAGGAGGGAAGGATCTGGTAGATGGTGATGAAAATCCGATGGAAACCAAAAATCAAGGCGACCTGGATACATTACATGGGACTCATGTGGCGGGCATCATTGCAGCCAATGGAAAAATGAAAGGCGTTGCACCAGAAGCGGAGATATATGCATATCGAGCTTTGGGACCAGGCGGTGCAGGAGATACAGACCAAGTCTTGATGGCTATTGAGTCAGCCATGAAGGATAAGGTGGATGTATTGAATCTCTCTCTTGGCAATAACGTAAATGGCCCTGATTTACCTATTTCCCTTGCATTGAATAAGGCTGTGGAAAGCGGCATCGTTGCCGTGACATCCAACGGGAATTCCGGTCCGGCTGTATGGACCGTAGGCTCACCCGGAACAGCGGAAAAAGCGATTTCCGTTGGGGCATCGACTCCTCCCTTAAGGGTTCCGTATATGATTTACGGGCTTGGGTCGAAAAAGCATCAATCGCATTTAACCTTGTTTCAAGGCTCTAAAAAATGGAACCTGACGTTTTCCGAGGATGTCATATTTGGGGGGCTGGGCAATGAAGAGGACTTGAAACATGTTCGGGATAAGATTGTGTTGATGGAACGTGGCACTCTTACCTTCCAGCAGAAAGTATCCAATGCAGAAAAGGCAGGTGCAAAGGGGGTAATTGTTTATAATAATACAAGCGGGACCTTTACTGGAAGCTTGGAAAAAGAAATGAACATCCCGGCTGCTTCTATTAATAGAAGAGATGGATTGCAGCTAAAGCAAATCATGGAGCAAGGACAGAGCAAAACCGTTCAATTTGTTTATAAGAACGAGCAGGATAAGCTCGCAGATTTTAGCTCCAGGGGCCCGGTAACCGTCTCATGGGGAATAAAGCCTGACGTATTGGCACCGGGAGTGGAAATTGAAAGTACCATCCCTAAAGGATATATGTCCTTGGATGGAACAAGTATGTCCGCACCGCATGTTGCAGGAGCATGCGCCTTAATCCTGCAAAAACACCCCGAATGGAATCCTGAGCAAGTGAAATCTGCATTGATGAGCACTTCCAAACCATTAAGGAAATCTACGAATCAATTGTATCACACATACGAACAGGGGGCTGGACGCATCCAGGTCGACGAAGCATTAAAAGCGGACACGCTCTTGAGTCCGAGCTCATTGTCCTTTGGGATGTATACGAAAAAAGAAGGAATTGAAGAACATCATGAAACGATAGTCATAGAAAATACCGGAACGGAAATGAGGAAGTACTCCTTCATGGTTCCATTGAAAGAGACGGGACTTACTTGGGAATTGCCAAAATCCCTTACTTTGAATCCGAAGGAGAAAAAACGGATAAAAGTGGGGCTTCAGGTCAACCCAGCCAAGCTTAAAAAAGGAGTCTTTGATGGATACCTCATAATAATGGAAGGAACCAAAAAAATATCCCTTCCTTATTTATATGTAAAAGAAGAGCCTGATTACCCAAGGATAATGGGATTCGATTTTGGCCAAGGGGACCAGAAAGGCACATATCGATACGAAATGTACCTTCCGCGCGGGGCTGAAGAATTCGGTATTGCCCTTTATGAGGAAGATAGCTTGAAATTCGCTGGATATTTGGATTGGTCCAAATCGGCACCTTCCGGTTTGATCAAAAAAGATGTATTGAAAAAGAACTTACCGCCTAAAGGTGTGTATAAAGCGATAATTTTTGCGAGAAAGGGTGGAAGGGAAGATCGGATAGAAAAGACGTTACTTATTGAGTGA
- the atpF gene encoding F0F1 ATP synthase subunit B, whose product MLTSNYVLGQAFNGGDIIYQLVIFIILLALLKKFAWGPLMGIMKEREEHVANEIEAAEVSRKEALKYLEEQREIVKQSRTEAGQLIENAKQQGEAQREDIIKQARAEAERVKESAKREIVQEREKAVAALREQVASLSVMIASKVIEKELSSADQEKLINEYIQEAGEGK is encoded by the coding sequence GTGTTAACAAGCAATTATGTTCTTGGTCAAGCATTTAATGGTGGGGATATCATATACCAGCTTGTAATCTTTATTATTTTGTTAGCGTTGCTTAAGAAGTTTGCATGGGGTCCGCTAATGGGCATCATGAAAGAACGTGAAGAGCATGTTGCGAATGAAATTGAAGCAGCTGAAGTTAGTAGAAAAGAAGCACTGAAATATTTAGAAGAACAGCGTGAAATCGTAAAACAATCTCGTACTGAAGCGGGACAACTTATAGAGAATGCTAAGCAGCAAGGCGAAGCACAACGCGAAGATATCATTAAACAAGCGCGTGCAGAGGCTGAGCGTGTTAAAGAATCAGCAAAACGTGAAATCGTTCAAGAGAGAGAAAAAGCAGTTGCCGCCTTACGCGAGCAAGTAGCTTCATTATCTGTTATGATCGCCTCTAAGGTGATTGAGAAAGAACTTTCATCAGCTGATCAAGAAAAACTAATCAATGAATATATTCAAGAGGCAGGAGAAGGTAAATGA
- a CDS encoding F0F1 ATP synthase subunit epsilon yields the protein MKTIKVNVVTPDGPVYDAEVEMVSTKAKSGELGIMAGHVPTVAPLTIGAVRLKNGSNTDYVAVNGGFLEVRPDVVTILAQSAERAETIDLARAQAAKARAEQRLQNNDGSNDAKRADLALKRAINRIQIAEMR from the coding sequence ATGAAGACCATTAAAGTCAATGTTGTTACTCCCGATGGCCCAGTATATGATGCAGAAGTTGAAATGGTAAGCACTAAAGCTAAAAGCGGTGAGCTGGGAATCATGGCTGGACACGTTCCAACTGTAGCCCCGCTTACCATTGGTGCTGTCCGTCTTAAGAATGGAAGCAACACAGACTATGTAGCTGTAAATGGTGGCTTCTTGGAAGTTCGCCCTGATGTGGTAACCATTTTGGCTCAATCTGCTGAAAGAGCTGAAACTATCGATCTTGCACGCGCTCAAGCAGCAAAAGCCCGTGCTGAACAAAGATTGCAGAACAATGATGGATCAAATGATGCCAAAAGAGCTGACTTAGCGCTTAAACGTGCCATCAACCGAATCCAAATTGCAGAAATGCGATAA
- the atpD gene encoding F0F1 ATP synthase subunit beta, whose amino-acid sequence MNIGRVTQVMGPVVDVKFEDGQLPKIYNALRIENTASGTGLTLEVALQLGDNTVRTVAMSSTDGLTRGAETVDTGAPISVPVGEVTLGRVFNVLGENIDLFEPLTAEVRRDPIHRQAPTFEDLSTTVEILETGIKVVDLLAPYIKGGKIGLFGGAGVGKTVLIQELINNIAQEHGGISVFAGVGERTREGNDLFYEMTDSGVIKKTAMVFGQMNEPPGARMRVALSGLTMAEYFRDEQGQDVLFFIDNIFRFTQAGSEVSALLGRMPSAVGYQPTLATEMGQLQERITSTNKGSVTSIQAIYVPADDYTDPAPATTFAHLDATTNLERKLSEMGIYPAVDPLASSSRALSPEVVGAEHYEVARQVQSTLQKYKELQDIIAILGMDELSEDEKVIVARARRIQNFLSQNFHVAEQFTGQKGSYVPVKETVQGFKDILAGKYDELPEDAFRLVGRIEEVVAKAKEMA is encoded by the coding sequence ATGAATATAGGACGCGTTACTCAAGTTATGGGTCCGGTTGTTGACGTGAAATTCGAAGACGGACAACTTCCTAAGATCTATAACGCGTTAAGAATCGAAAATACAGCGTCTGGTACAGGACTAACTCTTGAAGTGGCCCTTCAACTAGGTGATAATACAGTTCGTACTGTAGCAATGTCTTCCACTGATGGTTTAACTCGTGGTGCAGAGACTGTTGATACAGGAGCTCCAATTTCCGTTCCTGTAGGTGAAGTGACTCTAGGCCGCGTTTTCAACGTATTAGGGGAAAACATTGACCTATTTGAACCACTTACAGCAGAGGTGCGTCGTGATCCAATTCACAGACAAGCACCAACTTTTGAGGACTTATCAACAACAGTTGAAATTCTTGAAACTGGTATTAAAGTAGTAGATTTACTTGCTCCTTACATCAAAGGTGGTAAAATCGGTCTCTTTGGTGGTGCTGGTGTAGGTAAAACTGTACTTATCCAAGAACTTATTAATAACATCGCACAAGAGCACGGCGGTATCTCTGTATTCGCTGGTGTAGGTGAGCGTACTCGGGAAGGAAATGACCTTTTCTACGAGATGACTGATTCTGGTGTTATTAAGAAAACAGCGATGGTATTCGGACAAATGAACGAGCCACCAGGTGCACGTATGCGTGTAGCTCTAAGTGGTTTGACAATGGCTGAATATTTCCGTGACGAACAAGGACAAGACGTTCTTTTCTTCATCGATAACATCTTCCGTTTCACTCAAGCAGGTTCAGAGGTTTCTGCCCTTCTAGGCCGTATGCCTTCAGCGGTAGGTTACCAACCAACGCTTGCTACAGAAATGGGTCAATTACAAGAACGTATCACTTCAACTAATAAAGGTTCTGTTACATCTATTCAAGCGATCTATGTACCTGCCGATGACTATACGGATCCGGCTCCAGCTACAACTTTCGCTCACTTGGATGCAACAACTAACCTTGAGCGTAAGCTTTCTGAAATGGGTATCTATCCAGCAGTTGATCCATTGGCATCTTCTTCTCGTGCTCTTAGCCCAGAAGTCGTTGGAGCTGAGCACTATGAAGTGGCCCGTCAAGTTCAATCAACTTTACAGAAATATAAAGAACTTCAAGATATTATTGCGATCTTGGGTATGGACGAGTTAAGCGAAGACGAAAAAGTAATCGTTGCCCGTGCTCGTAGAATTCAAAACTTCTTGTCACAAAACTTCCACGTGGCTGAACAATTTACTGGTCAAAAAGGATCTTATGTACCAGTTAAAGAGACAGTCCAAGGATTCAAAGATATCCTAGCTGGAAAATATGACGAACTTCCTGAAGATGCTTTCCGTCTAGTTGGCCGCATCGAAGAAGTTGTTGCTAAAGCAAAAGAAATGGCTTAA
- the atpB gene encoding F0F1 ATP synthase subunit A, with product MNHEAPMWEFMDTGIHFNLANVLMMTIASLIVFIIAVAATRKLAMKPTGIQNFIEWVMDFVKNIINSNMDWRTGGQFLMLGMTLILYVFVSNMLGLPFSIVIGHELWWKSPTSDPAITLTLAVMVLGLTHYYGIKMRGMKNYAKTYVQPMGFLFPLKIIEEFANTLTLGLRLYGNIYAGELLLTLLAGLGTSGVVGAATAALPMLAWEGFSIFVGSIQAFIFTMLTMVYLSHKVSDDH from the coding sequence TTGAATCATGAAGCCCCTATGTGGGAATTTATGGATACTGGAATACATTTCAACTTGGCTAATGTTCTTATGATGACTATCGCAAGTCTCATTGTCTTCATTATTGCTGTAGCAGCAACTCGAAAACTTGCGATGAAGCCAACAGGAATCCAAAACTTTATCGAATGGGTTATGGATTTTGTGAAAAACATCATCAACAGCAATATGGATTGGCGTACGGGTGGTCAGTTCCTTATGTTGGGAATGACATTAATTTTGTACGTATTTGTTTCAAACATGTTAGGATTGCCGTTCTCAATTGTAATAGGACATGAACTTTGGTGGAAATCACCTACATCTGATCCAGCAATAACTTTAACCTTGGCAGTTATGGTATTGGGTTTAACTCATTATTATGGTATCAAGATGAGAGGCATGAAAAATTATGCCAAGACTTATGTCCAACCAATGGGTTTCTTGTTTCCGTTAAAGATTATTGAGGAGTTCGCTAATACGTTAACTCTAGGATTGCGGCTTTACGGGAATATTTATGCGGGTGAGTTACTACTAACTTTACTTGCTGGACTAGGAACAAGTGGTGTTGTGGGTGCAGCCACTGCTGCATTACCAATGTTAGCTTGGGAAGGATTTAGTATCTTTGTCGGCTCCATTCAAGCTTTTATCTTTACTATGTTAACGATGGTTTATCTTTCCCATAAAGTAAGTGACGACCATTAA
- the atpE gene encoding F0F1 ATP synthase subunit C → MTGSLGLIAAAIAVGLGALGAGIGNGLIVGRTIEGMARQPEARGMLQTTMFVGIALVEALPIIAVVIAFIVMGK, encoded by the coding sequence ATGACAGGTTCTTTAGGTCTTATAGCTGCTGCTATCGCAGTTGGATTAGGTGCACTAGGTGCGGGTATTGGTAATGGTCTTATCGTAGGGCGTACAATTGAAGGAATGGCTCGTCAGCCAGAAGCTCGTGGTATGCTTCAAACTACAATGTTCGTTGGTATTGCGTTAGTTGAGGCACTTCCAATCATCGCTGTAGTTATCGCGTTTATTGTAATGGGTAAATAA
- a CDS encoding NuoB/complex I 20 kDa subunit family protein, with protein MEEIRHSIFLSTLEQIKGWARSNSLWPMTFGLACCAIEMMGVGSSHYDLDRFGSFFRTSPRQSDVMIVSGTVTKKMAPIISRLYEQMPEPKWVIAMGSCATAGGPYVHSYSVVKGVDQIVPVDVYIPGCPPNPAALIYGINKLKEKIRYEAKTGKRVI; from the coding sequence ATGGAAGAAATACGCCATAGCATTTTTTTATCCACACTTGAGCAAATAAAAGGCTGGGCTAGAAGTAACTCACTCTGGCCAATGACTTTCGGTTTGGCATGTTGTGCAATTGAAATGATGGGTGTCGGTTCCTCCCATTATGATTTGGACCGCTTTGGTTCATTTTTTCGGACATCACCCAGACAATCGGATGTCATGATTGTTTCAGGAACGGTAACGAAAAAAATGGCGCCAATAATAAGTAGATTATACGAACAAATGCCAGAACCGAAATGGGTTATTGCAATGGGATCCTGTGCAACTGCTGGTGGACCTTATGTTCACTCTTACTCAGTGGTCAAGGGGGTAGATCAAATTGTACCTGTCGATGTATATATACCGGGTTGTCCCCCCAATCCAGCTGCACTTATTTATGGGATCAATAAATTAAAAGAAAAAATCCGTTACGAAGCGAAAACCGGAAAGCGGGTGATATAG